A region from the Clostridium beijerinckii genome encodes:
- a CDS encoding competence protein ComEA, whose protein sequence is MMQELLKDKKKIGILIILAIVLFTFGILYLKSGFKELKKNDTESIFVDDTENTDISTVSSSNNVKNNKEVTIAGNDKSIVVEIKGEIKKPDVYTLNENAIVKELIEVAGGLTENADLSNINRAKKLQNHELVYIANKNDITREGINTNSELNTNNSQGISNNIVNINTATIEQLKTLDGIGDSKANSIIEYREQNGGFKSKEDIKNVTGIGEKMFEKIKEQIET, encoded by the coding sequence ATGATGCAAGAATTGCTAAAAGACAAGAAAAAAATAGGAATATTAATTATATTAGCTATTGTATTATTTACATTTGGAATTTTATATCTAAAATCTGGATTTAAAGAATTAAAGAAGAACGATACAGAAAGTATTTTTGTCGACGATACAGAAAATACTGATATATCAACAGTATCATCAAGCAATAATGTGAAAAATAATAAGGAAGTAACTATTGCGGGAAATGATAAAAGTATAGTTGTAGAAATTAAAGGTGAAATCAAAAAACCAGATGTGTATACATTGAATGAAAATGCTATAGTAAAGGAACTTATAGAGGTTGCCGGTGGACTTACTGAAAATGCAGATTTAAGCAATATAAATAGAGCAAAAAAATTACAAAATCATGAGTTAGTTTATATTGCAAACAAAAATGATATAACTAGAGAAGGTATAAATACAAATTCAGAATTAAATACAAATAACAGTCAAGGAATTTCTAATAATATAGTAAATATAAATACTGCAACAATAGAACAATTAAAAACATTAGATGGCATAGGTGATTCAAAAGCGAATAGCATAATTGAATACAGAGAACAAAATGGAGGATTCAAATCAAAAGAAGATATAAAAAATGTAACTGGAATTGGAGAAAAGATGTTTGAAAAAATAAAAGAACAAATTGAAACTTAG
- a CDS encoding D-alanyl-D-alanine carboxypeptidase, whose amino-acid sequence MRRIFKTFNIIFLFLFCFTFTNVKAETTQPEINAEGCILIDASTGEVLYGKNEEKVLEPASTTKVMTALITLEKCKLDDQVTVQEDFTKIDGTAIGLLKGDVLTVRDLLLGLILESGNDCANALADHISGSTIEFSKLMNAKAKELGALHTNFKNPSGLPDPEHTTTAHDLALFLREAINNKDYMNISNTQSCTITMKNNTSKTIIINNKNYMINKNSRYYYPFAISGKNGYTTKSNHTYVAAAEKDGHVLIASFLNALNKDQNFNDMQTVFNYGFDNYSLVHLYKKDTQISEYKVTNELTIPIVSKKDIDYIVPKGKENTISSDIKIEDADLSKQSFNKDDNILKGTVYVNDKQYITVDLAAGVSRYYEPIISVKSLSQNSSLPIYIGSGVAILAGLAGLRRFIKMKPKK is encoded by the coding sequence ATGAGACGAATTTTTAAAACATTTAATATAATATTTTTATTCTTATTTTGTTTTACATTTACTAATGTAAAAGCAGAAACAACTCAGCCCGAAATTAATGCTGAAGGATGTATCTTAATTGATGCCTCTACTGGTGAAGTATTATATGGGAAAAATGAAGAGAAGGTTTTAGAGCCTGCTTCAACAACTAAAGTAATGACAGCACTTATAACTTTAGAAAAATGTAAACTTGACGATCAAGTTACAGTTCAAGAGGACTTTACAAAAATAGATGGAACAGCCATCGGGCTATTAAAAGGTGATGTATTAACTGTACGAGATTTACTTCTAGGTCTTATTTTAGAATCTGGGAACGATTGTGCAAATGCTTTAGCCGATCATATATCCGGAAGCACAATTGAGTTTTCTAAACTTATGAATGCCAAGGCAAAAGAACTTGGAGCATTACATACAAACTTTAAAAATCCAAGTGGTTTACCAGATCCAGAACATACAACAACAGCACATGATTTAGCATTGTTTCTAAGGGAAGCTATAAATAATAAAGATTACATGAATATTTCTAATACTCAGTCTTGTACAATAACAATGAAAAATAATACTTCTAAAACAATTATAATAAACAATAAAAATTATATGATTAACAAAAATTCTAGATATTATTATCCATTTGCCATATCTGGCAAAAATGGATATACAACAAAATCAAATCATACTTATGTAGCTGCTGCCGAAAAAGATGGTCATGTACTTATAGCTTCCTTTTTAAATGCACTTAATAAGGATCAAAACTTTAATGACATGCAAACTGTTTTTAATTATGGATTTGATAATTATTCTTTAGTACATCTTTATAAGAAAGATACACAAATTTCAGAGTATAAAGTAACTAATGAACTTACAATACCAATTGTGAGTAAAAAAGATATAGATTATATTGTTCCTAAAGGAAAAGAGAATACAATATCTTCTGATATTAAAATAGAAGATGCAGATTTAAGTAAGCAATCTTTTAATAAAGATGATAATATCTTGAAAGGAACTGTTTATGTTAATGATAAACAATATATAACTGTTGATTTAGCAGCTGGAGTTTCTAGATATTATGAGCCTATAATCTCTGTTAAATCTTTATCTCAAAATTCTAGCCTTCCAATTTATATCGGATCTGGTGTTGCTATATTAGCTGGATTAGCTGGCTTAAGGAGATTTATAAAGATGAAACCCAAAAAGTAA
- a CDS encoding YhcH/YjgK/YiaL family protein produces MIIGKIKDLNRYKGLNINLDKAIDFILNTDLLSLEHGRNEIDGDNVFLNRFSYTCLKEEDCFFEGHKDYLDIHLVLKGQELLGYSDVSNLNAVTEYDPKDDFIKYSGSVQTYCKSLVGDFIITFPEDIHMPKISINNDFVEKAVCKVLVK; encoded by the coding sequence ATGATAATAGGTAAGATTAAAGATTTAAATCGTTATAAAGGATTAAATATTAACTTAGACAAAGCAATAGACTTTATTTTAAATACTGATTTACTTTCTTTAGAGCATGGTCGTAACGAAATTGATGGGGATAATGTTTTCCTCAATAGATTTTCTTACACTTGTTTAAAAGAAGAGGATTGTTTTTTTGAAGGTCATAAAGATTACTTAGATATTCACTTAGTACTTAAAGGCCAAGAGTTATTAGGTTATAGTGATGTATCAAATTTAAATGCTGTGACAGAGTATGATCCAAAGGATGACTTTATTAAATATTCTGGTTCAGTACAAACTTATTGTAAATCACTCGTTGGTGACTTTATTATCACCTTTCCAGAAGATATACATATGCCAAAGATATCAATAAATAATGACTTTGTTGAAAAAGCAGTATGTAAAGTACTAGTTAAATAA
- a CDS encoding methyl-accepting chemotaxis protein, protein MKTFKNFKISQKLILSFTIVAILIGIVGFIGIYNMKIINNNAVTMHDYNLETVKNLTTIRQNFDEVRIDLLKLIYEKNSNPQNDIIKKDINELFNQTNNLIDSYEKKLISKSEEKIFFQLKENSKAFIDSSNSAIKYVDMNNYDAAEASTAVINQNIKNVSSNMSILIANSISQADNSYALNNSNYRISSYATISIVILGFIIAIALGLSLSLMISRKLKMIVLFAEAFGNGDLTKAIQVDTKDEIGNLSKSLNIANKNIKNLIIEIINGSSDISATSEELSATTEEISSQMNVVNESTNQISKRIQDLSDTAENVTVSAKEISITTKILAKNASDATISVREIEKRAVDIKDKALKNIEQSNLIYDKNRTNILKAIENSKVVVEVKVMADSIGSIAEQTNLLALNAAIEAARAGEQGKGFAVVADEVRKLAEQSSQAVAIIQKMVSEVQSAVGSLSKSGQDVLEFMSDNVKPSYEFLMNTGMQYEKDAEFMKNLIGEFASSSTQMNEVVMKVESAIQNVSEVAKQSAAGSEEILRSVNEITFATSDIAESSQSQAELSQKLNDIVQKFKI, encoded by the coding sequence ATGAAAACGTTTAAGAATTTTAAAATATCACAAAAACTAATATTATCTTTCACTATTGTTGCAATATTAATTGGGATTGTCGGTTTTATTGGAATATATAATATGAAAATTATTAATAATAATGCAGTTACTATGCATGATTATAATTTAGAAACAGTAAAAAATTTAACTACTATAAGACAAAATTTTGACGAGGTGCGTATTGACTTATTAAAACTTATATATGAAAAAAATAGTAATCCGCAAAATGATATTATAAAGAAGGATATAAATGAATTATTTAATCAAACTAATAATCTTATTGATTCATATGAGAAAAAATTAATTTCTAAATCAGAAGAAAAAATTTTTTTTCAGCTAAAAGAGAATTCAAAGGCATTCATTGATTCATCTAATTCAGCAATAAAATATGTTGATATGAATAATTATGATGCAGCAGAAGCTAGTACTGCTGTAATTAATCAAAATATAAAAAATGTATCTTCAAATATGAGTATATTAATAGCCAATTCTATTAGTCAAGCTGATAATTCCTATGCATTGAATAACTCCAATTATAGAATTTCTTCATACGCTACAATTTCTATAGTAATATTAGGTTTTATTATTGCTATTGCATTAGGATTATCACTATCACTTATGATTTCAAGAAAATTAAAAATGATAGTATTATTTGCTGAAGCTTTTGGAAATGGAGATTTAACTAAAGCTATACAAGTTGATACAAAGGATGAAATAGGTAATCTTTCAAAATCATTAAACATTGCAAATAAAAATATAAAAAATCTAATAATTGAAATAATCAATGGTTCTAGTGATATAAGTGCAACAAGTGAAGAGCTTTCTGCAACCACTGAAGAAATTTCATCTCAAATGAATGTAGTAAATGAATCTACAAATCAAATATCCAAGAGAATACAAGACTTAAGTGATACTGCTGAAAATGTAACCGTTTCAGCAAAGGAAATAAGTATTACTACAAAGATTCTTGCAAAAAATGCAAGTGATGCAACAATATCTGTAAGAGAAATAGAGAAGCGTGCTGTTGATATAAAAGATAAGGCATTAAAAAATATAGAACAAAGTAATTTAATTTACGATAAAAATCGTACAAATATTCTAAAAGCTATCGAAAACTCTAAAGTTGTAGTAGAAGTTAAAGTCATGGCAGATTCTATTGGCAGCATAGCAGAACAAACTAATTTACTTGCTTTAAATGCTGCTATAGAAGCAGCAAGAGCAGGAGAACAAGGAAAAGGATTTGCTGTAGTTGCTGATGAAGTAAGAAAACTTGCTGAACAATCTTCACAAGCAGTTGCTATCATTCAAAAAATGGTATCAGAAGTTCAAAGTGCAGTCGGAAGTCTTTCGAAGAGTGGACAAGATGTTCTTGAATTTATGAGTGACAATGTAAAGCCAAGTTATGAATTTCTTATGAATACAGGTATGCAATATGAAAAGGACGCTGAATTTATGAAGAATCTAATAGGAGAATTTGCATCATCCTCAACACAAATGAATGAAGTGGTAATGAAAGTAGAAAGTGCTATACAAAACGTTTCGGAAGTAGCTAAACAATCTGCAGCTGGCTCTGAAGAAATATTGAGAAGTGTTAATGAAATAACATTTGCAACTTCTGACATTGCAGAATCTTCACAAAGTCAAGCTGAACTTTCACAAAAACTAAATGATATAGTACAAAAATTTAAAATATAA
- a CDS encoding MurR/RpiR family transcriptional regulator: protein MKYIAIIKSCYPSLSKTEKKVADYILKEKGKIIYQTLLEISQNIEVGEATIIRFVRKIGFSGFQDLKLEIAKEANTDNENMDNREEHNTYENYIETNAERIVQTITNTKATLVQDNLNLAIKMITDAKRVFFYGVGSSGFTANEAQVRFMRLGVIGNSVIDPHFQSMYSSIGNNKDVIIVFSISGYTKDIIEALKIAKGENTKVIAITSYILSPIAQLADCVLLTAAKENPLEGGSFTGKISQLYIIDLLCSEYLMQNKKSAVLQKQKTAKAVVTKAAD, encoded by the coding sequence ATGAAGTACATAGCAATTATAAAATCTTGTTATCCATCATTAAGTAAGACAGAAAAAAAGGTTGCAGATTATATTTTAAAAGAAAAAGGAAAGATAATATATCAAACATTATTAGAAATATCACAAAACATAGAGGTTGGTGAAGCAACCATTATAAGATTTGTAAGAAAGATAGGCTTTAGCGGATTTCAAGATTTAAAGCTTGAAATAGCAAAAGAAGCTAATACAGATAATGAAAATATGGACAATAGGGAAGAACATAATACTTACGAGAATTATATAGAGACAAATGCTGAAAGAATTGTACAAACAATTACAAATACCAAGGCAACTCTTGTTCAAGATAATCTAAACTTAGCTATTAAAATGATTACTGATGCAAAGAGAGTATTTTTCTACGGAGTAGGATCCTCAGGATTTACCGCTAATGAGGCGCAAGTTAGATTTATGAGGTTAGGGGTTATAGGGAATTCTGTAATAGATCCACATTTTCAATCCATGTATTCATCAATTGGTAATAATAAGGATGTAATCATTGTTTTTAGTATCTCAGGTTATACTAAAGATATTATTGAAGCATTAAAAATAGCGAAGGGAGAAAATACTAAAGTTATTGCAATTACAAGCTACATACTTTCTCCTATTGCCCAGCTTGCAGATTGTGTATTACTTACAGCGGCAAAAGAAAACCCGCTAGAAGGAGGATCTTTTACAGGAAAAATATCACAGCTGTATATAATAGATCTACTTTGTTCAGAATATTTAATGCAAAACAAAAAGAGTGCAGTATTACAAAAACAAAAGACAGCAAAAGCAGTTGTAACAAAGGCTGCTGATTAA